The genomic interval CCGAGGCGCTGCGGAGCGTGACCGGCCTGAACGGCCAGGTCACCATCGACGCGACCAACCTCTACTCGGAGCGCGACCCCGCCTTCCCTTCCCTCGCGCACCAGGTGAAGTCGATCGTCGGCGGCCCGACCGCGAAGTCCTTCAACACGGTCTTCGCCTCCGCCTACGACCAGATCGGCACCCAGCGAGTCACCCCGAGCAACCTCTACGCCGCCGAACCGGCCGCCAAGGACATCACCGCACAGCTCATCACCGACGCGGGCTTCGACCCGCTCTACGTCGGTGACCTCGACCCGGGCGCCCGCCTCCTAGAGGACAGCTCGGGCCTGACCCGCGCACTGGCCGGGCAGATCGGCG from Streptomyces sp. NBC_01288 carries:
- a CDS encoding dinucleotide-binding protein encodes the protein MNITVIGRGHVGGGLARLWEKAGHQVRTLGRDGGDASDADVVVVAVPGNQIAEALRSVTGLNGQVTIDATNLYSERDPAFPSLAHQVKSIVGGPTAKSFNTVFASAYDQIGTQRVTPSNLYAAEPAAKDITAQLITDAGFDPLYVGDLDPGARLLEDSSGLTRALAGQIGGPFFYRYGRPGEL